One window of Perca flavescens isolate YP-PL-M2 chromosome 15, PFLA_1.0, whole genome shotgun sequence genomic DNA carries:
- the LOC114569940 gene encoding zinc finger protein 724-like, translated as MDTTMFQLRSFVHQRLYTAAEEILGEVEKTITLALYEAEVSQTKQEVGILRHQLTIDLRTKSAAETSLTNSTGERGDECDAPLLQENTGPSTPEESNFSLGAEVPGPSQISADPDNNNWNYCLVQTDFKMLEIKEEQEELGDDSQTQEMVFPSPQIVKSEQDQPETQLSYELLPVSSNCSAAQSENSDSDEELVTSKEEQKKTMKRKGKMLHGQSGTVNEKAALPHDKSSAKSEKERGFCHFCGKGFQYIGSLMKHIKTHENNFDCTVCAMTCQSTEQLITHLKSFHNKTHFCDVCGKTFTNIRRLRLHEKIHTGIKEFVCQECGKTFYRKEHLIVHVRTHSGEKPYHCDICGKSFSQSQNLTIHKRSHSGERPYQCGLCGKLFNTSSHLKTHMRYHSGEKPYSCDICGKHFRQSGQMTRHRTTHTGERPYGCHVCGMRYRFAPNLKVHLQIHEKAAE; from the exons ATGGACACCACAATGTTTCAGCTGAGGTCCTTTGTCCATCAGCGGCTGTACACAGCGGCAGAGGAGATCCTCGGAGAGGTGGAGAAAActataacgttagctttgtacgAAGCCGAAGTTAGTCAAACTAAACAGGAGGTTGGAATTCTGCGACATCAGCTAACGATAGACCTTCGAACGAAATCAG CTGCAGAGACTTCACTGACCAACAGCACAGGGGAACGGGGAGATGAATGTGATGCCCCACTGCTGCAGGAGAACACTGGTCCCTCAACACCAGAAGAGTCCAACTTTAGTCTTGGTGCTGAGGTGCCGGGACCCTCTCAAATCAGTGCAGATCCTGACAATAATAACTGGAACTACTGCTTGGTTCAGACCGACTTCAAGATGTTAGAgataaaagaagaacaggaggAACTTGGGGATGACAGTCAAACACAAGAGATGGTTTTTCCTTCTCCCCAAATTGTGAAAAGCGAGCAAGATCAGCCGGAGACACAACTATCATATGAATTGCTGCCAGTTTCTTCAAACTGCTCTGCAGCTCAGAGTGAGaacagtgacagtgatgagGAGTTGGTTACCAGCAAAGAAGAACagaagaaaacaatgaaaaggaaaggaaagatgTTACATGGACAAAGTGGCACCGTTAATGAGAAGGCAGCATTGCCTCATGACAAAAGTTCTGCTAAAAGTGAAAAGGAACGCggtttttgccatttttgtgGCAAGGGATTTCAGTACATCGGCTCTTTGATGAAGCACATAAAAACGCATGAGAACAATTTTGATTGCACAGTTTGTGCGATGACATGCCAGTCAACCGAGCAGCTGATAACTCATCTGAAAAGTTTCcataacaaaacacatttttgtgacGTTTGTGGCAAGACTTTTACCAATATCCGTCGTCTCCGGCTGCAtgaaaaaatacacacaggCATAAAAGAGTTTGTCTGTCAAGAATGTGGTAAGACATTTTACCGAAAAGAACATCTGATTGTGCATGTGAGAACCCATTCTGGGGAGAAACCTTATCACTGTGATATTTGTGGAAAATCATTCAGTCAGAGCCAGAACCTTACAATACATAAAAGAAGTCATTCAGGGGAGAGACCGTATCAATGTGGCCTGTGTGGCAAACTTTTTAATACTAGCAGTCATCTCAAAACACACATGAGATACCATTCAGGAGAAAAGCCGTATTCATGTGATATTTGTGGTAAACATTTTCGCCAAAGTGGACAGATGACTAGACATAGGACCACACATACAGGAGAAAGGCCATATGGCTGCCATGTGTGTGGTATGAGATACAGGTTTGCACCTAATCTGAAGGTGCACCTGCAAATTCATGAAAAGGCAGCTGAGTGA